AAGATCGTGTTTTTCTGTGGGTAACGCTTAAAGTTTTGTATTTATAATGACTTACGAGATTTTGATCTTGTGATCTAATGACGATCAAACTCAATATAACTTGGGGATAGATCGCTACTTTATCCACAAGGTGGATCCAATGGTAGATCCGAGTGTGAACAGTACAAAGTTATGATCGGTGAAAATAATAGTTTATCCACATATTTATCATTTTAGAACATAATTTGTGGATAAAAGATATGAAAATGTGGATAGAAGATCCTATTATCCAATAAAAGGATCTTCTTTTCTCAGAATTGCTTATTGTGGAATGGTTTGTTGCCATTGAGAAAGCCAGGCTAGTGCAGCTTCTTCAGGTACTGGGGATTGTTGGACGTCAATTTGGATCTTATCCACAAACTCGCTAGATCCAGCCTGTGTAAATAATTCTGCGAGCTTTTTGGGGCCTGCACAAAAAGTGTCGTAGCTTGAGTCGCCAATGGCACAAACGGCGAATTTTACTGCACTAAGATCGGGTTGAAATAGCATGATCTGTTTATGAAATGGTTGGATATTATCTGGTAATTCGCCTGCGCCATGAGTTGAGCAAACCAAAATCCATAGTGGATATGTGCTGACTGTGTCTAATTGTGGATCGGTAAAAACGTCAGCTTGATGGCCAAGCTGAGCAAGCTGCTCTGCCATATCATCTGCAACATACTCAGTGCCGCCGAGTGTTGTTCCTACTAGTAATGCGATTTTGCTCATTCGATGTTCCTACTATTTACTTAAGCTTTCAAGGTAACTATTGCCCAAACTGTGGGCTACTGGGATTAAACTCGTGAGATTGATAGTGGCACTAGTTTATTGCTTTTCCCAGTGTTGGAACACTATTTAGAGATAGTTAGCTGCTAGTCTGTAGGTATTAGTGAGCGGGCGGGAGTTGCAGGCTGTTTAGGACAATAACAGCCTGCAATGGCTTATATTACTTGAATGAATATTCTTGGTAATCGCCTGTTTTAAAAATAGATTTACTGATGAACTTAGCTTGCTTGAAGTTGATGCTGTTAAGATCAATCTTGCGAACATCCATATTGTCATAAGTTCTGAAATAGTAATCTTTGTTGTTGATGTCTACCACGTTTGCAAATGAAGTGAACTGAGGTAGATCTGATGCAAAGCGCCAGTACAGTGCCCCTTGTGGAATGTCGACTGAGTTAATCATATTCCAAGCGCGGTTTACTGCGTCAAAGTCAGACTTAACAAGTTGCAAATCTTGGGTTTGATGTAAAGCGGTTAGCTTTTGGAATCGACCAATAGGTGACATATCAAACGCTGCAAATGTTTCTTCTGAGAACTGAGTCTTACCGCCATCAACTAGCATTGCCGCGAGACTTTGCTGGGTTTGATAGCTTGGATCGTTTGTCATCACTCCAAGTTTATTTTCAAAGATGGTAGGGTAGCCAGAGCCGTCTTGGTACTCAACAACGATCGCACGTTTACCGTCATTAAAAGCAAAATGGGTTGCTAGGTGTAAGCCATCAACTACGTCGTACGCAGCAATGCTGACTTTATGTTGCTTTAGCAGTGCTTCTGCTTCATCAACATTTTTAGCATTGGATAATACAAAGCCTACAAGATCGCCCGATTTAAGCTGCTCTTGTCCTTCTGGTGCAAACTGGCTTTCACCTAACACCAGTGCCTCACCGTTGAGTCCATGTTCATTTAAACCTGATGAAAACAGTTCGTCCTGATGCATAATACCGACAAAACCATACTTACTTGTGCCATAACTAAATTGGTGCTGTTGCGGCACCAATGCAACTTGTGCATTTAACTCGCCAGGCCATTCCATGGTTCTGCCAACAAAAGTATTGCCGTTAGCGTTAAAGTTAAAGTTTGAGCAAGCTTGAGCGATGTCGCTTATTGCAAACATACTTGTCGCGGCTAATGCTGCAATCGCGAGTGATTTTTTGCTAATGATTGAGTTGTTCATAATAACCTCGATTTTGAGTTGCTAATTTTGCTGTCGAGAGGGATTATGGAATATAAATTTCATTTCAATAACTCGTATAAAAAGGGTTTTATCCTGCTATAAATACCAATGGCAGAAGTTAATAGCTGAAGGCTAAATACTGATAGTTAAAAGTTAAGGGTATTCATGATGAAGTTCTCGCTCGATCAACTCACCGCTTTTGTCACGACTGTGGAGCAGGGCAGTTTTAAGCAAGCGGCATTATTACTAGGCAAACACGCCACGACGATTAGTCAGCAAGTCGCAACACTAGAGGTCGATATTGATATTCAGCTATTTGAGCGCCACGTTCGTAAACTTGCACCAACTCAAGCAGGCCTTGAATTTTATCAGTTTGCACGGCCTGTACTGATTGAAGCAGGCGTGCTTGAGTCCAAAATCGATACCATGCACGCAAAGTTGCCCAGTGAGCTGCGCATTGCACTAGATAGCACCATCCACGATCGCCAATTATTGCGATGTATTAAGCAAGTTACGCAACAATATCCGCATTTAGCTATCGAGGTTCATAGCGGCGAGCCAGAGCAAATAATCGAACTTGTTACCAGCAATCAAGTTGATCTGGGGGTAATAACCACTTTATTTAAGCCATTTGAAGGGATCATTAGTCAGCCATTATTTAACTTTGAGCTGATTTTTATTGGTGCGCCAAGTTGGGTTGGTTGTGATGAAGTTAAAGTGCAGGAACAGCTAAAGTCGTGCCCACAATTGGTTTATCGTTACGTGACGCAAAACAGCAACTTGCATGGACATATTCTGAGTTATCACTATCACAGCGTGGCTAATTTAGCCGACTTAATTGAGATGGTGAGCTTAGGAATGGGTTGGGCGATTGTGCCGAGATTTCAAGTAGAAACCTATCTGGAACAAGGTGATGTTACCGAGTTCGTGGTGTCGGGAGGTAAGTCTGTGAGTTGGTATAGTGAGCTTATTTATGCTTCTGATAAGCAGCTTAACCCAGCTATGCAGCGTTTTATTGAGTTGGCTTTGACCTTGAGTGATAGGTAGCATTTGTAAATTATTTTTTAAATTATCCCGATCAAGATCGCCTTTTAGTACAAAACTACTCTACTTAGTCAACAATCCCTCTATGATCTAGATCAAATTCGCGTTGCATGAGCAGCGCATTCCTTTTTATTGCTGAAAAAGCAAATCTTACCGAGTTAATTATGTCTATAAAGTTGTCGCCAATAGCGATTGTTATGTGCAGTGCTTTTGCAACGAGTGTTGCTGCAAATGAACAGCAAAATGGTATCGATGTTTCAGGTACGCTGCGGGTTAATTATGCTTATATTGATTATGACAAGGCCTCGAGAGATAAGTTTGGTGATTTTACCTTTGATATGGCAGCAGTTAAATTTGACGGCAAGCTAGATAACTGGGGCTGGCGTCTGAATATCGTTTTTATGATGGTTGGCAAACTCTGCGTTATGGCTATGGCTTTGTTGATGTTAACTCAAATTGGCAATTACAACTTGGGGTGACGCAAACACCTTTTGGTAATCCAGGGTTCATCTCTAATAGCTTTTGGTTTGGCGTGCCTTACTACTTGGGTTTTGAAGATGACTATGATCTAGGTATAAAAGGCGTTTATAACAATGGTGCTTGGGGTACTCAAATTGCCTTTTTCAAAAATGGTGAAGCCAGTGCCACTAGCAATGAGCGTTATTCGCCTGATTTATACTCAGGTATTGTGGGGGATATTGAATACCATAATGAAGAAACCAATCAAGTTAACCTACGCCAAACGTATGAACTGACCTATGAAGCAGGTAAAGCACTTCTTGGTGGCTCATTAGAAGTAGGGCAGATTTACAATAGCCTTACTGGTAATACTGGGAGCCGCTATGCTGCAGCTGTGCATATGGATGCAAGTTATCAAGATTGGGCTTTGCAATTACAAGTTATGCAATACCACTATGATGCGGCAGATGCCGTTGATGATAACAAAATTGCTGTTGCAGCTTATCAGTGGCAATACGAAATAGCCTCAAAAGCGCAGGCTTATAGTATCAACCTCGCCCGCACGGTTAATTTTGATTGGGGTAATATTAAATTTTACAATGATTTTGGCCTAATAACCCCTGACGTAGCAGATGATAGCTATGACAATAGCTACCAAAATGTCACAGGAGCAGCAGTTACAGCTGGGCCGACATATACTATGGTGGACTTTATTCTTGGCAAGAATATGTACGCATCAACAAGAGATAATGGCCATGTTGGATTGCCTGAAAATAGCACTAGCTGGGATAAAAGAGTCAACATCAATTTTGGCTATTACTTTTAATTTTGGCTTCTAATTTTTGCTTTTTATTTCAGCTTTTAAGTTAAGCTTGCCAATCCAAATGTTTAGATGAATAAGGCCCCTGTTTAGGAGCCTTATTTAGTTTATATACCAGTATTATGCTAATTGGTATTAGGTTCTATCTAGCTATTGTCGATAATGCACCTTGCATGAAACTGCAGATGCTCCTCAATAAAACTCGCGATGAAGTAATAGCTATGATCATAGCCAGGTTGCATACGCAGGGTTAATGGATAATCCACCAGCTTTGCTGCATCAACTAACGCTTCAGGTTTTAGCTGTTCGACTAAAAAATTATCTTGCTCACCTTGGTCGACTAATGCGGGAATATGATCCCGCACAGGGCTTGCTTTCATTAATTCACTGCTGTCGTATTGCCGCCACTGCTGTTGATCATTGCCTAGGTAGCCTGCAAATGCCTTTTGTCCCCAAGGGCAATTCATTGGCTGGCTAATAGGACTAAATGCTGACACGCTGGCATAACGCTGCGGGTTTTTAAGGGCTATCATTAATGCGCCGTGACCACCCATAGAATGGCCGCTAATTGCACGTTGAGTTGTCACCGGAAAATGTTGCTCAATGAGCTTAGGTAGCTCATTAACGACGTAGTCGTACATTTGATAGTGCTGAGCAAATGGGGTTTGCGTTGCGTTGACGTAAAAACCTGCGCCTAAACCAAAGTCATATGCGCCATCAGGAGCATCTGCCACATCATCACCGCGCGGACTCGTATCTGGCGCCACAATTGCTAAACCTAACTCGGCTGCAACCCGCAATGCACCCGCTTTTTGCATAAAGTTTTCATCGGTGCAGGTTAAGCCAGACAGCCAATAAACCACAGGTACATTTTGCTTTTCAGCTTGTGGTGGCAAGTATATAGCAAAGCGCATATCGCAATGATTGCTTGATGATGCATGGCTAAACTGTTTGTGCCAGCCGCCGAATACTTTCGCTGCGCTTACTTGGGTTAAACTCATTTTCTGTCCCTTATCATGGCTGTAACCAGAATAGTTCGCTGAGTTATACACTGCAGCGAACCAAGGCTTATCTATGTTATCTATCTAGGCTACTTATCGAAGTGGATGACACTGCGAATACTTTCACCTTTATGCATTAGCTCGAATGCTTCATTAATTTCATCAAGCCCCATAGTGTGAGTAATGAACTGATTAAGTTCGAATTCACCATTTAAGTATTGCTCAACAATGCCTGGTAGCTCACTACGACCTTTCACGCCGCCAAATGCGCTGCCTTTCCATACTCGGCCTGTAACCAGTTGGAATGGACGGGTTGAAATCTCTTGCCCTGCACCAGCAACACCAATAATCACTGACTCGCCCCAACCTTTATGACAACATTCTAGTGCGCTACGCATAACGTTAACGTTACCTATACACTCGAATGAGTAATCTACGCCGCCATCTGTCATTTCTACAATGACTTCTTGTATAGGCTTATCAAAGTCGTTTGGGTTAATGCAGTCGGTTGCGCCTAGTTGCTTAGCCAATTCGAATTTAGACTCATTCAAGTCGATACCAATAATGCGTGACGCGCCCGCCATTGTGGCACCGATAATCGCTGATAAACCAATACCGCCCAATCCAAAGATAGCAACAGTATCACCTTGCTCTACTTTAGCGGTATTGAGCACTGCGCCCATGCCAGTTGTTACGCCACAACCAAGTAAGCAGACTTCTTCCAAAGGGGCTGCTTTGTTAACTTTTGCCAGTGAAATCTCTGGTAGTACAGTGTATTCAGAGAAGGTAGAGCAACCCATATAATGAAAAATAGGTTCACCGTCTTTGTAGAAGCGAGTGGTGCCATCTGGCATTAACCCTTTACCTTGGGTTTCACGCACCGCACTACATAAATTGGTTTTGCCAGACTTACAGAACTTACACTCACCACACTCAGCTGTGTATAACGGAATAACATGATCGCTAACTTTTACACTGGTAACGCCTTCGCCAACCATCTCAACAATACCGCCACCTTCGTGACCAAGGATTGCTGGAAACACACCTTCAGGATCATCGCCTGATAAGGTAAATGCATCGGTATGACATACGCCTGAAGCAATTACTTTGACAAGGACTTCGCCTGCTTTTGGCAGCATGACGTCAACTTCTTCAACTTTGAGTGGTTGTCCCGCTGCCCAGGCTACGGCGGCTTTTGATTTGATAAATTGTGCAGACATATTCAGGTATTCCTAAGGATTATGTTGGTACTAACTAAGGCTCTACAGAGTGTAGAAGATAAAATTATTGTAATTGTTATTTTATGATTGATAATCGGCCTTAATTGCAAATCACTTTTACGAGAGAGTAATAATGAGTCCATGGGAAGGTGTAATGGAGTTTGTTGCAGTTGCCAAAACAGCGAGCTTTACCGCAGCAAGTAAACGCTTAGGTATCTCTACTGCTCAAGTTAGTCGTCAGGTGAGCCAATTAGAGAACCGCTTGCAAACCAAACTGTTTTATCGCACCACGCGCAAGGTGTCGTTAACTGAAGAGGGCGCAATCTATTTTCGTCATTGTGAGCAGGTACTTGATGGTTTAGCCGAGGCTGAAAGAGCCATATCAAGTTTGCAGCAAGAGCCACGAGGGCTGATTAGGATTACCGCGCCAGTGACTTATGGCGAGCGTTTTGTGATGCCAGCTATTATTGATTTTATGCAGCAATATCCGCAAGTAGAAGTGGTTTGTGAGCTAACTAACAGACAACTTGATTTAGTCGCCGGTGGTTACGATTTAGCGATTAGGTTAGGGCATTTAGTTGATTCATCTATGATGGCAAAACGCTTAGCCAGCCGAACCCAGTATGTTTGTGCTGCACCTAGTTATATTGCTGAATTTGGCCTGCCAACATCGCTAGCGCAGCTAGCTGATCACAATTGCTTAGTCGGTACCCATTCGCATTGGTCTTTTACTGACAAAACTCAGACTTACTCTATAAAAGTTGCGGGCAACCTACGCTGTAACAGTGGTTTTAGTTTGTTTGATGCTGCATTGAAGGGGATTGGTTTGGTTCAGCTGCCTGACTATTATGTGAGTCAGGCACTTAAACAAGGGAAGTTAGTATCGATACTCGATGAATTTCAGCCAGAGCAAGAAGGGATTTGGGCGCTCTATCCACAAAACCGGCATCTATCGACCAAGGTGCGTTTATTGATGGAGCATTTAACCGAAGCGCTATAGTGCAGTGGCTGCTGACTATCTAGGTAAACATCTTGCTCAGCAATCTTGGCACTTGCGCTTTGGGTGTTTGGGTTATTTTTATCACTTGTTCAAAGTTCAGCGGTTTAGTTACTGATGATTGTTGTTTAGCAATGCTAGCCAATTGATGTTGCCATAGGTGCGCTGTCATGGTGGCATCAGCTAACGCGCGGTGATAAACGCCATCTGTGGGTAATTGGTGATAGTCCACCAGTGTACCTAGCTTATGATTAGGCGCATCTTGATGAATTCGCCTTGAAAGCAGTAAAGAACAAGCACATTGCCCAGAATAGCTATGACCAATTCTGGCAAATTCAGCATCGAGAAACTTAATATCAAAGCTAGCGTTGTGGGCCACAAGATTAAAGTCACCCATAAACTCGGCAAACTCGCTCATTACAGTCTCGCAACTTGGCGCCGTGCTTAGCATTTGATTGCTGATCCCGGTGTAATTTTCAATAAAACTATTAATGCGTCGCCCTGGATTCATTAATGCTTGAAATGAGTCGGCTATTTCACCGTTAATCAGTTTAACTGCACCGATTTCAATAGCGCGGTCGCCTTTATCTGGTGATAAACCTGTGGTTTCAAAGTCGAGTACGACAACATTGTTTGCTGCAGTCATGGGTTACCTTGTGTTTGGTTATGTAGCTTATTTGGCGGTTTGGCTGAACTTCTCCAGCAGGAAATCAATCAGTACCCGAACGCGCTTGGCTTTTTGGGTATTTTGATGGAAGTAAACGTAAATTCCTGAATAGGTCGGCCAGTATGGTTCTAATACTGGTATAAGTGAGCCGTTAGCAAGTTGATCTGCAACAATGGGCTCAACGATGCGGCCAATTCCTAAACCATTTAATGATGCATCTATCATTAAGTCTGTGTCGTTAACTACCATGGAGTTGGGAAATTCGACCGTGATTGTTTGTCCATGATTATCTAGCTGCAACGGCGCAAGTTGATTGGAGCTGATAAAGCGGTAGCGGATTTGTTTGTGTTGCCGCAAGTCTTCAAATGACTGTGGAATACCGTTTTGCTTTTGATACTCAGGCGACACAAACAGCGCTTCGCGCATTGGTGCAGTCAGTGGCCTTGCTATCATGCCTGGCTCAACTTTATCACCAAATCGCAGGCCTAGATCAAAACCCTCTTCAAGGATATTGATAGTGGCATCTGAAACTGAAATTTCGAGTTCAATGTCCCCATAACGCTGGCAAAACTCATGATAGATTGGTTTTAACCAGTGTTGGTAGACAAAGCGCGGTGTGGTAATACGCAGCTTACCTGAAGGTGCTTTGCTGAGGTCACTGACACTTTCGACTGCCACGGCGAGTTCATGCATAGTCGCAAAAGTGCTTTGATGCAGGCGTTTACCTGCCTCTGTTAGCTCTATGCGGCGCGTAGTTCTAACAAACAAGGGTAAGCCTAATTGTTGCTCTAGCGCCTTTAAGGCATTACTGACAGATGGCGGCGCTATCTCTAACTTCTTAGCAGCCTTAGTAATACTGCCTTCAGTGGCAATGGCATTAAAGATATTAAGTTGGCTGTAGGTGGTTCCTGAAAGCATAGTTACCTCACTATTATTAGCTAAATCATAATAATCATTTAGTTAATATCTGTCTAAAAATTATTAATTATTCGGTCTACACTAGCTACAAGTTTTAAGGCACTCGACTAACAACACGGTGTCAGTCAATATTTTTGGAGATGGTTATGAGCAAAGTATTAGTAATTTCTGGTCACCCTGAATTAGCAACATCAAACACTAACACTGTGATCCTAAAGCAGCTAGAGCAGGGTGTAGATAACATTGAGGTGCGCTACTTAGACAAGCTTTATGGTAGTGATTACAAAATTGATGTAGCTGCCGAGCAGGCGGCTTTGCAAAGCGCTGATGTTGTTGTGCTGCAATTCCCATTTTACTGGTATTCAATGCCTGCACTTTTGAAGAAGTGGCTTGATGATGTGTTTAGCTATAACTTTGCTTATGGCTCAAAAGGCGACAAGTTAAAAGGTAAGCATTTGGTCTTATCTTTTACAGTGGGTGGCCCAGAAGAGTCATATACTGACACAGACTATAACCATTTTACCATTGAGCAGTTGATGAAGCCGCTACATCAAACCGCCATGCTGGCACAAATGCACTATGTTGAGCCGATTTATTCTCATGGCATGGTATATATCCCAAATGTTTATAACGAGTTAGATGAGGTGCAGGGGCGAGCTTTAGTTCACGCTGATCGCTTGATGACTCAGTTACAGCAATTAACTAAGCAAGGCGCATAAGTGGAGGCCGAGATGACAAATCACAAGTCTTTAATTGAAGCTTTTGTTGCCCAGTGGTTTAAGCGTTTTGATGTGCTACCTGATGACAGTGCCTGGTTTAAACAGTTTTTGGCCGATGATTTACGTTTAGCTATGCCTGAAGGGGAGTTTGTTGGCCCTGATGGATTTGATGCTTGGTATCAAATTGCCCGCAGTAATTTCAAACCCAACTGTTTACATCTGGTTAAGCAAATTGATGTTAAGTTAGGCGAGAATGAAGGGGAGCATAAGGTAAGTTTGATAATTCACCTTGAAGCGCAGACCTATGAAACATCGCAATTTAAAGGTGAGGTATTCGAGCTTGATGTGGCTGAGTATTGGCGTTTAACCCTAGATGATAAAGGGCAAATTAAACTCCATGATTATCAGGTCATGCCTTTGTAGAACAGTTGGGGTTTTACAATAAAAAAACGCAGCCAGTTAGCTGCGTTTTTTTGATATGTACGGATAGTTGCGAATATAAAGTTAGTACTTACTCACTTTATGTATTCGAGCTCTATATCTTGGGATCAATAAGTACTATTTGCCAATACAGAACGAGCTGAAAATCTTACCTAATAGGTCATCTGAGGTGAACTTACCGGTAATTTCAGATAGCGCTAACTGGCACATGCGTAGCTCTTCAGCAAGCAATTCACCAGCTTGGAATACCTCAAGTTGTTCTTTACCCAGTTGCAAATTGCTTGAGGCTAAATCTAGTGCTTCTAAGTGGCGACGACGGGCAATAAAGCCACCTTCAAGGTTACTTTGATAACCCATTAACGACTTCAAATGTTGCTTAAGGGCATCGACACCTAAGCCAGTTTTGGCAGAGATGCGATAAACCTCATTACCTTTTTCTGTGGTGTGCTCTAACGCTTCGCCTGTTAAGTCAGCTTTATTGCGCACAACAGTCACGCCTAGATTCTTTGGTAAGCGGTCAATAAAGTCTGGCCAAATATCGTGTGGGTCAATTGCCTCTGTGGTGGTGCCATCAACCATAAATAACACTTGGTCGGCGGTGGCTATTTCATCCCATGCACGCTCAATACCGATTTGCTCGACAGTGTCTGAAGTGTCGCGCAGCCCCGCAGTATCAATAATATGCAGCGGCATACCATCAAGGTGAATATGTTCACGTAGCACGTCGCGTGTGGTGCCAGCTATTTCAGTCACAATGGCTGACTCTTTACCTGCCAAAGCATTAAGTAGACTTGATTTACCGGCATTTGGGCGACCAGCAATCACCACTTTCATGCCTTCGCGAATGATTGAGCCTTGCTTAGCGCTTTGTTGCACATGGGCAAGTTTGTCGATAATCGCATACAGAGCATTAGCAATTTTACCGTCTGATAAGAAGTCGACTTCTTCATCAGGGAAATCAATCGCTGCTTCAACATACAGGCGCAGATTAGTGACCTTATCTACCAGTTCGTGTACTTCATTTGAGAACTCACCCTGCAGCGAGTTTAATGCGCTTTTGGCTGCTTGCTCGCTGGTGGCATCAATTAAGTCAGCAATGGCTTCTGCTTGGGCTAAGTCGAGCTTGTCGTTCATAAAGGCTTGCTCACTAAACTCACCAGGTTTAGCTATGCGTACACCTTCGACTTCAAGCACACGCTTGATCAGCATATCAAGCACGATTTGCCCACCGTGACCTTGTAGCTCAAGTACATCTTCACCAGTAAATGAGTTTGGTCCTTTAAAAAATAGCGCGATACCCTGATCGATAACCTTGCCATCAGCAGCATTAAAGTTGCAGTAGTCAGCGTAGCGCGTTTTAGGAATATGGCCTAAAACAGTATCTGCGACCTTGCTAGCAAGGTCGCCTGAAACACGAATAATACCTACACCACCACGTCCAGGGGCGGTAGCTTGTGCCACGATAGTGTCTGTTTTCACTGGAATACCTGTTAATTTTTACAAAGGAAAAGGCGGCTAAACAGCCGCCTTTAAATCATTTACTGGGTCGAGCTAAGGCTTATTTTAAGCCTTTTTTCTCCAGCTGGGCATAAATAATCTTCTGCTGGATGATGGCAACGATGTTACCGACTAACCAGTAAAGTACTAGACCTGATGGGAACCATAGGAAGAATACTGTGAAGATAATTGGCATCCACTGCATCATTTTCACTTGCATTGGATCCATGGTTGGTGCCATTGGCTGCATCTTTTGCATTAACCACATAGACGCACCCATTAGTAGTGGAAGTACGTAGTATGGGTCTTGAACCGATAAGTCATCAATCCAAAGCATAAATGGTGCATGACGTAGCTCGTAGCTTTCTAGCAATACCCAGTATAGGGCAATGAAGATAGGCATTTGGAACAAGATAGGTAAGCAGCCGCCCATAGGGTTAACTTGCTCTTTCTTGTACAGCTCCATCATTGCTTGACCCATTTTCTGACGGTCTTCACCGTAACGCTCTTTTAGGTCAGCAAGTTTCGGCTGTAGGTTACGCATCTTCGCCATAGAAGTGTATTGCGACTTAGTTAGTGGGTATAGGAAACCACGAACCGTTAGCGTAATTAAGATAATTGCCATACCCCAGTTAA
This DNA window, taken from Shewanella maritima, encodes the following:
- the mioC gene encoding FMN-binding protein MioC; the encoded protein is MSKIALLVGTTLGGTEYVADDMAEQLAQLGHQADVFTDPQLDTVSTYPLWILVCSTHGAGELPDNIQPFHKQIMLFQPDLSAVKFAVCAIGDSSYDTFCAGPKKLAELFTQAGSSEFVDKIQIDVQQSPVPEEAALAWLSQWQQTIPQ
- a CDS encoding linear amide C-N hydrolase; this encodes MNNSIISKKSLAIAALAATSMFAISDIAQACSNFNFNANGNTFVGRTMEWPGELNAQVALVPQQHQFSYGTSKYGFVGIMHQDELFSSGLNEHGLNGEALVLGESQFAPEGQEQLKSGDLVGFVLSNAKNVDEAEALLKQHKVSIAAYDVVDGLHLATHFAFNDGKRAIVVEYQDGSGYPTIFENKLGVMTNDPSYQTQQSLAAMLVDGGKTQFSEETFAAFDMSPIGRFQKLTALHQTQDLQLVKSDFDAVNRAWNMINSVDIPQGALYWRFASDLPQFTSFANVVDINNKDYYFRTYDNMDVRKIDLNSINFKQAKFISKSIFKTGDYQEYSFK
- a CDS encoding LysR family transcriptional regulator, with the translated sequence MMKFSLDQLTAFVTTVEQGSFKQAALLLGKHATTISQQVATLEVDIDIQLFERHVRKLAPTQAGLEFYQFARPVLIEAGVLESKIDTMHAKLPSELRIALDSTIHDRQLLRCIKQVTQQYPHLAIEVHSGEPEQIIELVTSNQVDLGVITTLFKPFEGIISQPLFNFELIFIGAPSWVGCDEVKVQEQLKSCPQLVYRYVTQNSNLHGHILSYHYHSVANLADLIEMVSLGMGWAIVPRFQVETYLEQGDVTEFVVSGGKSVSWYSELIYASDKQLNPAMQRFIELALTLSDR
- the fghA gene encoding S-formylglutathione hydrolase encodes the protein MSLTQVSAAKVFGGWHKQFSHASSSNHCDMRFAIYLPPQAEKQNVPVVYWLSGLTCTDENFMQKAGALRVAAELGLAIVAPDTSPRGDDVADAPDGAYDFGLGAGFYVNATQTPFAQHYQMYDYVVNELPKLIEQHFPVTTQRAISGHSMGGHGALMIALKNPQRYASVSAFSPISQPMNCPWGQKAFAGYLGNDQQQWRQYDSSELMKASPVRDHIPALVDQGEQDNFLVEQLKPEALVDAAKLVDYPLTLRMQPGYDHSYYFIASFIEEHLQFHARCIIDNS
- a CDS encoding S-(hydroxymethyl)glutathione dehydrogenase/class III alcohol dehydrogenase; the encoded protein is MSAQFIKSKAAVAWAAGQPLKVEEVDVMLPKAGEVLVKVIASGVCHTDAFTLSGDDPEGVFPAILGHEGGGIVEMVGEGVTSVKVSDHVIPLYTAECGECKFCKSGKTNLCSAVRETQGKGLMPDGTTRFYKDGEPIFHYMGCSTFSEYTVLPEISLAKVNKAAPLEEVCLLGCGVTTGMGAVLNTAKVEQGDTVAIFGLGGIGLSAIIGATMAGASRIIGIDLNESKFELAKQLGATDCINPNDFDKPIQEVIVEMTDGGVDYSFECIGNVNVMRSALECCHKGWGESVIIGVAGAGQEISTRPFQLVTGRVWKGSAFGGVKGRSELPGIVEQYLNGEFELNQFITHTMGLDEINEAFELMHKGESIRSVIHFDK
- a CDS encoding LysR substrate-binding domain-containing protein, whose product is MSPWEGVMEFVAVAKTASFTAASKRLGISTAQVSRQVSQLENRLQTKLFYRTTRKVSLTEEGAIYFRHCEQVLDGLAEAERAISSLQQEPRGLIRITAPVTYGERFVMPAIIDFMQQYPQVEVVCELTNRQLDLVAGGYDLAIRLGHLVDSSMMAKRLASRTQYVCAAPSYIAEFGLPTSLAQLADHNCLVGTHSHWSFTDKTQTYSIKVAGNLRCNSGFSLFDAALKGIGLVQLPDYYVSQALKQGKLVSILDEFQPEQEGIWALYPQNRHLSTKVRLLMEHLTEAL
- a CDS encoding 3'-5' exonuclease; translated protein: MTAANNVVVLDFETTGLSPDKGDRAIEIGAVKLINGEIADSFQALMNPGRRINSFIENYTGISNQMLSTAPSCETVMSEFAEFMGDFNLVAHNASFDIKFLDAEFARIGHSYSGQCACSLLLSRRIHQDAPNHKLGTLVDYHQLPTDGVYHRALADATMTAHLWQHQLASIAKQQSSVTKPLNFEQVIKITQTPKAQVPRLLSKMFT
- a CDS encoding LysR family transcriptional regulator translates to MLSGTTYSQLNIFNAIATEGSITKAAKKLEIAPPSVSNALKALEQQLGLPLFVRTTRRIELTEAGKRLHQSTFATMHELAVAVESVSDLSKAPSGKLRITTPRFVYQHWLKPIYHEFCQRYGDIELEISVSDATINILEEGFDLGLRFGDKVEPGMIARPLTAPMREALFVSPEYQKQNGIPQSFEDLRQHKQIRYRFISSNQLAPLQLDNHGQTITVEFPNSMVVNDTDLMIDASLNGLGIGRIVEPIVADQLANGSLIPVLEPYWPTYSGIYVYFHQNTQKAKRVRVLIDFLLEKFSQTAK
- a CDS encoding NAD(P)H-dependent oxidoreductase, coding for MSKVLVISGHPELATSNTNTVILKQLEQGVDNIEVRYLDKLYGSDYKIDVAAEQAALQSADVVVLQFPFYWYSMPALLKKWLDDVFSYNFAYGSKGDKLKGKHLVLSFTVGGPEESYTDTDYNHFTIEQLMKPLHQTAMLAQMHYVEPIYSHGMVYIPNVYNELDEVQGRALVHADRLMTQLQQLTKQGA
- the mnmE gene encoding tRNA uridine-5-carboxymethylaminomethyl(34) synthesis GTPase MnmE; protein product: MKTDTIVAQATAPGRGGVGIIRVSGDLASKVADTVLGHIPKTRYADYCNFNAADGKVIDQGIALFFKGPNSFTGEDVLELQGHGGQIVLDMLIKRVLEVEGVRIAKPGEFSEQAFMNDKLDLAQAEAIADLIDATSEQAAKSALNSLQGEFSNEVHELVDKVTNLRLYVEAAIDFPDEEVDFLSDGKIANALYAIIDKLAHVQQSAKQGSIIREGMKVVIAGRPNAGKSSLLNALAGKESAIVTEIAGTTRDVLREHIHLDGMPLHIIDTAGLRDTSDTVEQIGIERAWDEIATADQVLFMVDGTTTEAIDPHDIWPDFIDRLPKNLGVTVVRNKADLTGEALEHTTEKGNEVYRISAKTGLGVDALKQHLKSLMGYQSNLEGGFIARRRHLEALDLASSNLQLGKEQLEVFQAGELLAEELRMCQLALSEITGKFTSDDLLGKIFSSFCIGK